A genome region from Nitrospinaceae bacterium includes the following:
- a CDS encoding class I SAM-dependent methyltransferase, with the protein MSLIQRKCPLCRDSEHDVIVALEQKDFVETNDTYNKEIVPLLALESDQQYPIVACRACRMVYSLYRLDDERLSIVYNRIIDPQISLEKTMRISRRLQDVAIWQSILRLLAGREKEPVNLKVLDFGCGWGSILQAASGPGVTTVGLDATGYKSEWAEKHGVIMCGSEAELENHQPFDLCISTSVLEHVSEPREVIGAMGKVMKPGGFAFIVCVIDEVASAAGWEGLRRNLADGKPITKNVNPWEHLNYFTKDSLTDLMKGAGFESYTHPDDRIRGASSLTGMLTAVAKSVHRRIQYGGNHVPPFWRYRG; encoded by the coding sequence GTGTCTTTGATTCAGAGAAAATGCCCGCTATGTAGGGACAGCGAACACGACGTTATTGTGGCGCTTGAGCAAAAAGACTTCGTCGAGACTAACGATACATATAATAAAGAAATAGTGCCTTTACTTGCTCTCGAATCCGACCAGCAATACCCGATTGTCGCTTGCCGTGCCTGCCGCATGGTCTATTCCCTCTATCGGCTTGACGATGAGAGGCTCTCGATTGTTTACAACCGGATTATTGATCCGCAAATAAGCCTGGAAAAAACGATGCGTATTTCTCGAAGGCTCCAGGACGTCGCCATTTGGCAGAGTATTCTTCGCCTTCTCGCAGGCCGTGAAAAAGAGCCAGTCAACCTTAAAGTGCTGGATTTCGGTTGTGGCTGGGGAAGTATTCTGCAGGCTGCAAGCGGCCCTGGGGTGACGACTGTGGGACTTGATGCGACGGGCTATAAGTCCGAATGGGCCGAAAAACATGGTGTCATCATGTGCGGATCTGAGGCGGAACTCGAAAATCATCAGCCGTTCGATTTATGTATCTCAACATCGGTTCTTGAGCATGTATCAGAGCCCAGGGAAGTAATCGGGGCGATGGGCAAGGTGATGAAGCCGGGTGGATTCGCCTTTATCGTCTGCGTGATCGACGAGGTGGCCTCCGCTGCTGGCTGGGAGGGACTGCGGCGCAACTTAGCCGATGGGAAGCCGATCACGAAAAACGTTAATCCTTGGGAGCATCTTAATTATTTCACGAAAGATTCGCTCACCGATTTAATGAAAGGCGCGGGGTTTGAGTCCTACACCCATCCCGATGATCGAATCAGAGGGGCGTCATCGTTGACGGGGATGCTCACAGCAGTGGCTAAATCCGTTCACCGCCGAATTCAATATGGTGGAAACCACGTGCCCCCGTTCTGGCGCTATCGCGGTTAA